Proteins from a single region of Chrysemys picta bellii isolate R12L10 chromosome 9, ASM1138683v2, whole genome shotgun sequence:
- the GPR160 gene encoding probable G-protein coupled receptor 160: MAAMSCANCSLQYYSQLNQPLEASCMLLLIMLGKVSLNLFMLRVRSLDVKQSFMGYFCISLALLDFTVLVNIAFISYFEDFALWGVRFTKYHICLFTQIISLMYGVLHYPVCLVSVLDYYMTIAQTPKPASIGQRLFYILAVVFIWISVLFYILKVPAVSAELEIQNHFFTCPFYISVQSYWLSLTILFVIGVALVICWSEVITMVRSVRIISFTSVTVLIFSYASDCDCTVCKKQLLTRLLICFLGTWTPFVFLQMIILLLGAQIPAYMEMNVPWLYFINSFLIATAYWFRCHDIQLTEGMWSADPFVSWKFCFIPFNNQNTEQAEKPGTVIIC; the protein is encoded by the coding sequence ATGGCTGCCATGTCTTGTGCAAATTGTTCCCTTCAATACTACAGCCAACTCAATCAACCTCTTGAAGCTAGCTGTATGCTGCTCCTGATTATGCTTGGAAAAGTGTCGCTCAATCTCTTCATGTTGCGAGTTAGAAGTCTGGATGTAAAACAAAGTTTTATGGGATATTTCTGTATTTCACTGGCACTCCTTGACTTCACAGTTCTGGTGAATATAGCTTTCATCTCCTATTTTGAGGACTTTGCACTTTGGGGTGTGAGATTTACCAAGTACCACATTTGTCTATTCACTCAGATAATTTCCCTTATGTATGGTGTCTTGCATTACCCAGTTTGTCTTGTGTCTGTTCTGGATTATTACATGACTATAGCTCAAACCCCTAAACCTGCTAGCATAGGTCAAAGACTATTTTATATACTTGCTGTGGTTTTTATATGGATTTCAGTCCTCTTTTATATTCTGAAAGTTCCAGCTGTCTCTGCAGAATTAGAAATACAGAACCACTTTTTTACATGCCCTTTCTATATCAGTGTTCAGAGCTACTGGCTGTCATTAACCATCCTGTTTGTTATAGGTGTGGCTCTTGTGATTTGTTGGTCAGAAGTTATAACTATGGTGCGGTCCGTCCGGATTATTTCCTTTACAAGTGTGACTGTTTTAATCTTTTCATATGCATCTGACTGCGATTGCACTGTCTGTAAAAAGCAGCTTTTGACAAGACTCCTCATCTGCTTTCTTGGCACCTGGACACCTTTTGTTTTCCTTCAGATGATCATCTTGTTGCTTGGTGCTCAGATTCCAGCCTACATGGAGATGAATGTCCCCTGGCTATACTTCATAAACAGCTTTCTAATCGCAACAGCATACTGGTTTAGGTGTCATGACATTCAATTGACAGAGGGGATGTGGTCTGCAGATCCATTTGTCAGCTGGAAATTCTGCTTCATCCCATTTAACAATCAAAATACAGAGCAAGCTGAAAAGCCAGGCACAGTAATCATCTGTTAA